From a single Lolium rigidum isolate FL_2022 chromosome 7, APGP_CSIRO_Lrig_0.1, whole genome shotgun sequence genomic region:
- the LOC124674686 gene encoding serine/arginine-rich splicing factor RS31-like — protein sequence MRPVFVGNLDYDTRHSELDRLFYRYGRIHRIDMKSGFAFVYFEDERDGDDAIRALDGYPFGPGRRRLSVEWSRGDRGTRRDDRDGYSKPPVNTKPTKTLFVINFDPINTRVTDLERHFDPFGKISNVRIRKNFAFVQFETQEEASKALDATHLTKLLDRVISVEYAFRDDTEPGDRYDKPSRGGGYGRQDDSSYRRSVSPVYQRSRPSPDYGRPVSPAYGSYDRSRSPVRDRYRSRSPVQRSRSPVANRRAYD from the exons ATGAGGCCCGTGTTCGTGGGGAACCTGGACTACGACACCCGCCACTCGGAGCTCGACCGCCTCTTCTACCGCTACGGAAGGATCCACCGCATCGACATGAAGTCAG GATTTGCTTTTGTCTACTTTGAGGATGAGCGTGATGGTGATGATGCCATACGGGCTCTTGATGGTTATCCCTTTGGCCCTGGGAGACGCAGACTTTCAGTGGAGTGGTCACGG GGTGACCGTGGAACCAGACGTGATGATCGTGATGGCTATAGTAAGCCACCAGTGAACACTAAGCCTACTAAGACATTGTTTGTCATCAACTTTGACCCAATCAACACAAGAGTTACTGATCTTGAAAGGCATTTTGATCCATTTGGGAAGATATCAAATGTTAGGATAAGGAAGAACTTTGCATTTGTGCAATTTGAAACACAGGAAGAGGCCAGCAAAGCCCTAGATGCAACTCATCTGAC CAAGTTACTGGACAGAGTGATTTCTGTTGAGTATGCCTTCAGGGATGATACCGAACCAGGTGACCGGTATGACAAGCCAAGTAGGGGTGGTGGCTATGGAAGGCAGGATGACAGTTCATATCGCCGTTCTGTTAGCCCAGTGTACCAAAGGTCACGACCTAGTCCTGACTATGGTCGTCCAGTGAGCCCTGCATATGGTTCATATGACAGGAGCAGGAGCCCTGTCCGTGATCGCTATCGAAG CCGATCCCCTGTCCAGCGCTCAAGATCCCCAGTTGCCAACAGAAGAGCTTATGACTGA
- the LOC124673265 gene encoding myricetin 3-O-rhamnoside 1,2-glucosyltransferase UGT709G2-like — MQPEPAMAPVHVLVFPWPMQGHINSMLHLTAGLLGAGLHITFLHTDHNLRRVHRANAATSPRLRFMSVPDGLPDDHPRSVDDIKDLGRSLRTTGSVAYRALLASLLVDDGGFPKLSCVVADGLLPFATDIAEALGVPALPFRTESACSLLAYLSVPRLVELGEVPIPVGAELDAPVHGVPGMEGFLRRRDLPSSCRRHAETHDVDPMLQVFVSHTAHSSGARALILNTAASLERSALAHIAPHMRDVFAIGPLHAISAAAMVLPRASLWREDDGCMTWLDGHADRSVVYVSLGSLTVISLEQFTELLSGLLGAGYAFLWALRPDMVGASPKEAIEAARNGGKARIVDWAPQRDVLRHPAVGCFLTHAGWNSTLEGVVEGVPLVCWPFFMDQQINSRFVGTVWGNGLDMKDVCERAVVERMVREAMESGELRTSAQALAQQVRRDVAEGGSSTTEFHRLVSFIKQLSCSFSSITRCRH; from the coding sequence ATGCAGCCGGAGCCGGCCATGGCGCCGGTGCACGTGCTGGTGTTCCCGTGGCCAATGCAGGGCCACATCAACTCCATGCTCCATCTCACAGCGGGTCTCCTCGGCGCCGGCCTCCACATCACCTTTCTCCACACCGACCACAACCTCCGCCGCGTTCACCGCGCCAACGCGGCCACCTCGCCGCGCCTCCGTTTCATGTCCGTGCCGGACGGCCTCCCTGACGACCACCCCCGCTCGGTGGACGACATCAAGGATCTCGGCAGGTCCCTGCGGACGACAGGCTCCGTCGCGTACCGTGCTCTCCTCGCCTCGCTGCTGGTCGACGACGGCGGTTTCCCGAAGCTGTCGTGCGTCGTGGCAGACGGCTTGCTGCCGTTCGCCACCGACATCGCGGAGGCTCTTGGTGTGCCGGCGCTCCCGTTCCGCACGGAGAGCGCGTGCAGCCTCCTGGCCTACCTCTCCGTGCCCAGACTGGTGGAGCTCGGCGAGGTTCCCATCCCTGTAGGCGCCGAACTGGACGCTCCCGTCCATGGCGTCCCGGGCATGGAGGGCTTTCTGCGGCGGCGAGACCTTCCAAGCTCTTGCCGCCGTCACGCCGAGACCCACGACGTCGACCCCATGCTGCAGGTTTTCGTCAGCCACACCGCTCACAGCTCCGGGGCGCGGGCGCTCATACTCAACACGGCCGCGTCGCTGGAGCGGTCGGCGCTGGCGCACATCGCGCCGCACATGCGCGACGTCTTCGCCATAGGCCCTCTCCACGCCATCTCGGCGGCGGCAATGGTGCTGCCGAGGGCCAGCTTGTGGCGCGAGGACGACGGTTGCATGACGTGGCTCGACGGGCACGCGGACCGGTCCGTCGTGTACGTGAGCTTGGGGAGCCTCACCGTCATTTCGCTGGAGCAGTTCACCGAGTTACTGTCCGGGCTCCTCGGCGCCGGCTACGCGTTCCTGTGGGCGCTCCGGCCCGACATGGTCGGGGCGAGCCCCAAGGAAGCCATCGAGGCGGCGCGGAACGGCGGCAAGGCACGCATCGTGGACTGGGCGCCGCAGCGGGACGTGCTGCGGCACCCCGCCGTGGGGTGCTTCCTGACCCACGCCGGGTGGAACTCCACGCTGGAGGGCGTTGTGGAGGGCGTGCCGCTGGTGTGCTGGCCCTTCTTCATGGACCAGCAGATCAACAGCCGGTTCGTGGGCACCGTGTGGGGGAACGGACTGGACATGAAGGACGTGTGCGAGAGAGCCGTCGTGGAGAGGATGGTGAGGGAGGCCATGGAGTCCGGCGAGCTAAGGACGTCGGCTCAAGCGCTGGCACAACAGGTGAGGAGGGACGTCGCTGAGGGGGGCTCGTCCACCACGGAGTTCCACCGGCTCGTCTCCTTCATCAAGCAGCTCAGTTGCTCGTTTTCGTCGATCACACGCTGTCggcattag
- the LOC124679248 gene encoding uncharacterized protein LOC124679248, translated as MMIVSACGKQIELANEIQSNIYTSLSADQFSVTCLMGSTEAILSAQMASKCFSVSKFMASPVPQMQKQCDGSSSASSASRRQVEKNETNSFAAKIVGMQQQQLKPRFALELDGLNCFETIVPL; from the exons ATGATGATCGTATCCGCATGCGGCAAACAGATCGAGCTGGCCAATGAAATTCAGAGCAATATCTACACTAGTTTAAGTGCTGATCAATTTAGTGTCACCTGCCTCATGGGTTCCACGGAGGCCATCTTGTCTGCGCAGATGGCCAGCAAATGCTTCAGCGTCAGTAAG tTCATGGCGAGCCCCGTGCCACAAATGCAGAAGCAGTGTGATGGTAGCAGCAGTGCTAGCAGCGCCAGCAGAAGACAAGTGGAGAAGAATGAGACGAACAGTTTCGCTGCGAAGATTGTCGGTATGCAGCAGCAACAGTTGAAGCCACGGTTCGCTCTGGAGTTGGATGGGCTTAATTGCTTCGAGACCATTGTTCCTCTCTGA
- the LOC124679247 gene encoding pyruvate dehydrogenase E1 component subunit alpha-3, chloroplastic has product MQAVTREEALELYEDMVLGRNFEDMCAQMYYRGKMFGFVHLYNGQEAVSTGFIKLLNQPDCVVSTYRDHVHALSKGVPARSVMAELFGKATGCCRGQGGSMHMFSEPHNVLGGFAFIGEGIPVATGAAFAAKYRHEVLKQSSPDGLDVTIAFFGDGTANNGQFFECLNMAQLWKLPIIFVVENNLWAIGMSHLRATSDPEIWKKGPAFGMPGVHVDGMDVLKVREVAKEAIDRARRGEGPTLVEAETYRFRGHSLADPDELRRPDEKSHYAARDPITQLKKYIIEQNLASEAELKSIEKRIDDVVEEAVEFADASPLPPRSQLLENVFADPKGFGIGPDGKYRCEDPKFTQGTAQV; this is encoded by the exons ATGCAGGCAGTGACACGGGAAGAGGCACTGGAGCTGTACGAGGACATGGTTCTCGGCCGTAACTTTGAGGACATGTGCGCGCAGATGTACTACCGCGGCAAGATGTTTGGTTTCGTGCATCTCTACAATGGCCAGGAAGCCGTCTCCACCGGCTTCATCAAGCTGCTCAACCAGCCAGACTGTGTCGTTAGCACGTACCGTGACCACGTCCACGCGCTGTCCAAGGGTGTCCCGGCCCGTTCCGTCATGGCCGAGCTCTTCGGCAAGGCCACCGGCTGCTGCCGTGGGCAGGGTGGGTCCATGCACATGTTCTCTGAACCCCACAATGTGCTTGGGGGTTTCGCTTTCATTGGAGAAGGCATCCCCGTCGCCACTGGTGCCGCCTTTGCTGCAAAGTACCGCCATGAGGTGCTCAAGCAGTCTAGCCCTGATGGCCTCGATGTCACAATTGCATTCTTTGGAGATGGTACCGCAAACAACGGCCAGTTCTTTGAGTGCCTCAACATGGCTCAGCTCTGGAAGCTTCCTATTATCTTTGTTGTGGAAAACAACCTATGGGCCATCGGGATGTCACACCTTAGGGCCACTTCGGATCCTGAGATCTGGAAAAAGGGCCCGGCATTTGGAATGCCTGGGGTACATGTTGATGGGATGGATGTCCTCAAGGTCAGGGAGGTGGCAAAGGAGGCAATTGACAGGGCAAGAAGAGGTGAAGGACCAACTCTAGTGGAAGCTGAAACTTACCGGTTCCGAGGTCACTCTCTTGCTGATCCAGATGAACTCAGGAGGCCTG ATGAGAAATCCCACTACGCGGCAAGGGACCCCATCACGCAGCTGAAGAAGTACATCATCGAGCAGAACCTTGCTTCCGAGGCTGAGCTGAAGAGCATCGAGAAGAGGATCGAcgatgtggtggaggaggccgtggAGTTCGCGGACGCCAGCCCGCTCCCTCCCCGGAGCCAGCTGCTGGAGAACGTGTTTGCCGATCCCAAGGGCTTTGGCATTGGCCCCGATGGCAAGTACCGGTGCGAGGACCCCAAGTTTACCCAAGGCACCGCTCAGGTCTAG